A genomic window from Brevibacillus agri includes:
- the msrA gene encoding peptide-methionine (S)-S-oxide reductase MsrA has translation MNSEHSRFETATFAGGCFWCMVSPFDKLPGIEKVVSGYTGGHVENPTYEQVCSGTTGHFEAVQITYDPALISYEELLQMFWRQIDPTDAGGQFGDRGQSYAPAIFFHTPEQERLAIQSRDELAQSGRFQKPIATLILPAKPFYPAEEYHQDYYKKNPLRYQYYKAASGRAKFIKEAWRDKQKQEELKKKLTPIQYEVTQNNGTERPFANEFWNHKEEGIYVDIVSNEPLFSSLDKFDAGCGWPSFTKPLQSENVTEHIDLSHNMIRTEVRSKHADSHLGHVFEDGPGENGLRYCINSAALRFIPKDKLEEEGFGEYKKLFENK, from the coding sequence ATGAACAGCGAACATTCCCGGTTTGAAACCGCAACCTTTGCAGGTGGCTGCTTCTGGTGCATGGTCAGCCCGTTTGACAAGCTGCCAGGAATTGAAAAGGTTGTGTCCGGCTATACAGGCGGACATGTGGAAAACCCGACTTATGAACAAGTATGCTCCGGGACGACCGGGCATTTTGAGGCTGTACAGATTACGTACGATCCTGCGCTCATCTCCTACGAGGAGCTGCTGCAAATGTTTTGGAGACAGATCGACCCGACAGATGCAGGCGGCCAATTCGGAGATCGCGGACAGTCTTACGCTCCGGCGATTTTCTTTCACACCCCCGAGCAGGAGCGGCTGGCGATCCAGTCACGCGACGAGCTTGCGCAAAGCGGGCGTTTTCAGAAGCCGATTGCGACCTTGATTTTGCCTGCCAAGCCGTTTTACCCGGCGGAGGAGTATCACCAGGACTACTACAAGAAAAATCCGCTGCGCTATCAGTATTACAAGGCGGCGTCCGGCAGGGCGAAGTTCATCAAGGAAGCGTGGCGCGACAAACAGAAGCAGGAAGAACTGAAAAAGAAACTGACGCCGATTCAGTACGAAGTGACGCAAAACAACGGCACGGAGCGCCCGTTTGCCAACGAGTTCTGGAATCACAAGGAAGAGGGCATCTACGTCGACATCGTTTCCAACGAGCCGCTGTTTTCCTCGCTGGACAAATTCGATGCGGGCTGCGGCTGGCCGTCTTTCACGAAGCCGCTGCAAAGCGAGAACGTTACCGAGCACATTGACCTGTCCCACAACATGATTCGCACAGAGGTGCGCAGCAAGCACGCGGACTCCCATCTCGGGCACGTGTTCGAGGACGGCCCGGGGGAAAACGGCTTGCGCTACTGCATCAACTCTGCGGCGCTGCGCTTCATTCCAAAAGACAAACTGGAAGAGGAAGGCTTCGGCGAGTATAAAAAGCTGTTTGAAAACAAATAA
- a CDS encoding S9 family peptidase, which translates to MTKRGMTAEDLYQLKYASDPQLSPDGRTVVYVETSIDEEHAYRNHLYVRELAAAEPRALTTGAVRDTYPRWSPDGSQLSFVSKRSGTSQVWLMDATGGEPRQLTFCKAGASTPIWSPDGRYIAFSALLDRGETFHDREGEGEKKATAPKVIHVERMKYKSDDHGYLYEKTRQLALVDVQSGEITALTDGPYHHTVGSWSPDGQWLAITANRTENPDMQHSLDVYLIPIAGGEWKKLTSSNGTFFYPTWSADGKKLAYIGSVSETYLNATQKKVWVYDLESGQQTCVTADWDVQIGDSTIGDVRSPGHPNPGAVWTEDGSALYVIVSERGNSGIYRVSLGGEATRIVGGNRNVYGFTFHEQQQTVIAAISDPLIPGDLYQIDLTTGAERRLTELNRDFFADVELSVPEEIEFTAQDGWNVHGWILKPVGYQPGEKYPLVLQIHGGPHSMYGNTFFHEFQLLAAKGYAVLYTNPRGSFGYGERFMQACCGDYGGKDYLDLMSAVDYACAQFDFVDESRLGVAGGSYGGLMTNWIVGQTNRFKAGVTDRSICNWMSFYGVSDIGYYFSAEEIQANPFTNPEKMWHHSPIRLVANMETPLLIMHGEQDHRCPIDQAEQLYITLKHQGKAPVSFVRFPGASHELSRSGDPEQRVLRLQYTADWFATYMEPKVPSLQQ; encoded by the coding sequence ATGACCAAACGAGGAATGACCGCAGAAGATTTGTACCAACTGAAGTACGCGAGCGATCCCCAACTGTCTCCGGACGGGCGCACCGTCGTCTACGTAGAAACCTCGATTGACGAGGAACATGCGTACCGCAACCATCTGTACGTAAGAGAGCTGGCAGCGGCAGAGCCGCGGGCGCTGACGACAGGCGCTGTGCGCGACACGTATCCGCGCTGGTCGCCGGATGGCTCGCAGCTTTCGTTCGTCTCCAAGCGTTCCGGCACGTCACAGGTGTGGCTGATGGACGCTACCGGAGGCGAGCCGCGCCAGCTCACTTTCTGCAAGGCAGGAGCAAGCACTCCGATCTGGTCGCCGGATGGCCGCTACATCGCGTTTTCTGCCCTGCTGGATCGCGGTGAGACGTTCCACGACCGCGAAGGCGAAGGCGAAAAGAAAGCGACTGCCCCGAAAGTCATCCACGTGGAGCGGATGAAATACAAGTCCGACGACCACGGCTACTTGTACGAAAAAACCCGGCAACTGGCACTGGTCGATGTGCAATCGGGAGAAATCACGGCGCTCACGGACGGCCCGTACCACCATACGGTCGGCTCCTGGTCGCCGGATGGACAATGGCTGGCGATCACGGCCAACCGCACGGAAAATCCCGACATGCAGCACAGCCTCGATGTGTACCTCATCCCGATTGCGGGAGGGGAATGGAAAAAGCTGACGAGCAGCAACGGAACCTTCTTTTATCCAACCTGGTCGGCGGACGGCAAAAAGCTCGCCTATATTGGCAGCGTGTCTGAAACCTACCTGAATGCGACGCAAAAGAAAGTATGGGTCTACGATTTGGAAAGCGGCCAGCAGACGTGCGTGACGGCAGACTGGGATGTGCAGATTGGCGATTCGACGATTGGCGACGTGCGCTCCCCGGGACATCCGAATCCGGGCGCGGTCTGGACAGAGGACGGAAGCGCGCTGTACGTGATCGTGAGCGAGCGCGGCAACTCCGGCATTTACCGCGTGTCGCTCGGTGGCGAGGCGACGCGCATCGTCGGCGGCAATCGCAACGTGTACGGATTTACCTTCCACGAGCAGCAGCAGACGGTGATCGCGGCCATTAGCGATCCGCTCATCCCTGGCGATTTGTACCAGATTGATTTGACGACAGGAGCCGAGCGACGTCTGACAGAGCTGAACCGCGACTTTTTTGCGGATGTGGAACTGTCCGTGCCGGAAGAAATCGAGTTTACCGCACAAGACGGCTGGAACGTGCACGGCTGGATTTTGAAGCCGGTCGGCTACCAGCCAGGCGAAAAGTACCCGCTCGTCCTGCAAATCCACGGCGGCCCGCACTCGATGTACGGCAACACGTTTTTCCACGAGTTTCAGCTTTTGGCGGCAAAAGGCTACGCGGTGCTCTACACGAATCCGCGCGGCAGCTTCGGCTACGGCGAGCGCTTCATGCAGGCGTGCTGCGGCGATTACGGCGGCAAAGATTACCTCGACCTGATGAGCGCGGTCGATTACGCGTGCGCACAGTTCGACTTCGTGGACGAGTCGCGCCTCGGGGTAGCTGGCGGCAGCTACGGCGGCCTTATGACCAACTGGATCGTCGGGCAGACGAACCGCTTCAAGGCCGGGGTGACAGATCGCAGCATTTGCAACTGGATGAGCTTTTACGGCGTGAGCGACATCGGCTACTACTTCAGCGCAGAGGAAATTCAGGCGAATCCGTTCACCAACCCGGAAAAAATGTGGCATCACTCGCCGATCCGCCTCGTCGCCAACATGGAGACGCCGCTGTTGATTATGCACGGAGAACAGGATCACCGCTGCCCGATCGACCAAGCCGAGCAGCTTTACATCACGCTGAAACATCAAGGCAAGGCTCCCGTGTCTTTCGTCCGCTTCCCCGGCGCCAGCCACGAGCTGTCCCGCAGCGGCGACCCGGAGCAGCGCGTCCTCAGATTGCAGTACACCGCAGACTGGTTCGCGACGTACATGGAGCCGAAGGTGCCGAGCTTGCAGCAGTAA
- a CDS encoding glutathione ABC transporter substrate-binding protein — MIRKRLFHSLLGLLLAATMLAGCSMGVEPPAENESPPPKAGAEGGTLVVARMSDATNLDPHFISTINAASVVHQKVYEGLVKRDANMVIAPQLALSWRQVNDLVWEFKLRQGVFFHDGTPFDAAAVKKTLDRVMDPKTASPRAAMFDKIKEVKIIDPYTVQFLLEKPFAPLLSILASHEGSIISPKAIDEYGRELSAHPVGTGPFLFRSWEPGRQIVLDKNPHYWGDQPKLDRVVFRVVFRVVADDTKRIALVENGEAHVAESIPVQDIERLSASNRLRVYRSEALGTEFIGFNVAAGPLRDLRVRQAISSAIETGAIIKGVYNNVGTQANSPLGPKVFGYSPSVKSYPYDLNKARELLAKAGYPNGFSIRMLTYDRNDRVMVAQVIRSQLKGIGIDARLEVVSYADFVTQIEKTRTHEIFVSGWGNATGDADYNQYNLFHTQGGGAGNSFQYSNPELDRLLDAGRVETDPAKRLAIYAKAQELELRDALLVPIRNLENLAVISTDIQGFSISPAGYLMLDQVSLQK; from the coding sequence ATGATCCGAAAGAGACTTTTCCACAGCTTGCTTGGACTGCTGCTCGCAGCGACGATGCTTGCGGGCTGTTCCATGGGGGTGGAACCGCCTGCGGAAAACGAGAGCCCGCCACCAAAAGCGGGGGCTGAGGGAGGCACCTTGGTCGTCGCCCGCATGTCTGATGCGACCAATCTCGACCCGCACTTCATTTCTACCATCAATGCAGCCAGTGTGGTGCACCAAAAAGTTTACGAGGGGCTGGTCAAGCGGGATGCCAACATGGTGATCGCGCCGCAGCTTGCCCTCTCCTGGAGGCAGGTGAACGACCTGGTGTGGGAGTTCAAGCTGCGTCAGGGCGTGTTCTTCCACGACGGTACGCCGTTTGACGCTGCAGCGGTCAAAAAGACGCTGGACCGGGTGATGGACCCAAAAACGGCTTCTCCGCGGGCTGCGATGTTCGACAAGATCAAGGAAGTCAAAATCATCGACCCGTACACGGTGCAGTTTCTTTTGGAAAAGCCGTTTGCGCCGCTGCTGTCCATTTTGGCCAGTCACGAAGGCAGCATCATCAGCCCGAAAGCCATCGACGAGTACGGCCGCGAGCTTTCCGCGCACCCTGTCGGGACAGGGCCGTTTCTGTTTCGCTCCTGGGAGCCTGGCCGGCAGATCGTGCTGGACAAAAACCCGCACTATTGGGGCGATCAGCCGAAGCTCGATCGCGTCGTCTTCCGCGTCGTCTTCCGCGTCGTCGCCGACGACACGAAGCGGATTGCGCTGGTCGAAAACGGCGAGGCCCATGTGGCCGAGTCCATTCCGGTGCAGGACATCGAGCGGCTGTCCGCGTCCAATCGTCTGCGCGTCTACCGCAGCGAGGCGTTGGGCACGGAGTTTATCGGGTTCAACGTGGCGGCGGGGCCGCTGCGCGATCTCCGCGTCAGACAGGCGATCAGCTCTGCCATCGAGACGGGCGCGATCATCAAAGGCGTGTACAACAACGTAGGAACGCAGGCCAATTCGCCGCTCGGCCCGAAAGTGTTCGGCTACAGTCCTTCCGTCAAAAGCTATCCGTACGACTTGAACAAAGCGCGGGAGCTGCTCGCCAAAGCCGGCTATCCGAACGGCTTTTCCATCCGCATGCTGACCTATGACCGCAACGACCGCGTTATGGTCGCGCAGGTGATCCGCTCGCAGCTAAAAGGCATCGGGATTGATGCCAGGCTCGAAGTGGTCAGCTACGCCGATTTTGTCACGCAGATCGAGAAGACGAGGACGCACGAAATATTCGTCAGCGGCTGGGGCAATGCGACAGGCGATGCGGACTACAATCAGTACAACCTGTTTCACACCCAGGGCGGCGGGGCCGGAAACAGCTTTCAGTACAGCAACCCGGAGCTGGACAGGCTACTTGACGCCGGAAGAGTGGAGACAGACCCGGCCAAAAGGCTTGCGATCTACGCCAAGGCGCAGGAGCTGGAGTTGCGCGACGCTTTGCTCGTACCGATCCGCAACCTGGAAAACCTCGCCGTCATCAGCACTGACATCCAGGGCTTTTCCATCAGTCCGGCAGGCTATCTGATGCTCGATCAGGTGAGTTTGCAAAAATAA
- a CDS encoding S9 family peptidase — protein MDYLQVKSAYQLKVVPQTDELTFLTKLTGIAQLWRWDEASQSARQVSFLPDRVVDFGHSPCGTKTVVGMDNKGDERQQFFLLTDKGAAVKPLTDAPQCFHYFGGWSPCSKKIAWSSNRRHPRCFDLYVQDVDSGVYEEVYRFDGRCDPIAWLPNGNGLIFTVQETNIDNALYLLDLKSREAKKLPICSKQARFQSLQLTKDGEHGYIVTDRDDNTMALCRFSLADAELVKLVHIEKWDIEEAKLSPDEDLLAFTVNQGGRSVLGVYSLAEERWELAENVPGGVIAGLAFRADEQLAFALKSPTLPGDIWTYSLREKTSARVTSIGVARTIQDKLVEPKLCTFRSFDGLEVPYFLYSKEKTGKSPVVVYVHGGPESQIRAEYHPVFQYLANQGFTVVAPNVRGSMGYGREYVQLDDRRKRMDSVADLAWLVKDLSQKDTVDPQAIGIMGRSYGGFMVLAALTHYPDLWAAGVDIVGISHFRTFLENTGEWRRKLREVEYGYLGEDDDFFEEIAPLNHSAKIKAPLLVFHGRNDTRVPVSEAEQLVADMQARGQQVSLHVFEDEGHFTEKLANHITLNQSITQFFLQHLQPSHSEKE, from the coding sequence ATGGACTATTTGCAAGTGAAGTCCGCCTATCAGTTGAAAGTGGTGCCGCAGACAGACGAGCTGACCTTTTTGACCAAGCTGACAGGCATCGCCCAGTTGTGGCGCTGGGACGAAGCGAGCCAGAGCGCGCGCCAGGTGAGCTTTTTGCCTGACAGAGTGGTCGATTTCGGGCATTCGCCGTGCGGGACGAAAACCGTCGTAGGCATGGACAACAAAGGCGACGAACGGCAGCAGTTTTTTTTGTTGACGGACAAAGGGGCTGCCGTCAAGCCGCTCACGGATGCGCCGCAATGTTTCCACTACTTCGGTGGCTGGTCGCCTTGCAGCAAAAAGATCGCCTGGTCGAGCAACCGCAGGCATCCGCGCTGCTTCGACCTGTACGTGCAAGACGTGGATAGCGGTGTCTATGAAGAGGTGTATCGCTTTGACGGGCGCTGCGACCCGATCGCCTGGCTGCCGAATGGCAACGGCCTGATTTTTACCGTGCAGGAAACGAATATCGACAACGCGCTCTACCTGCTCGATCTAAAGAGCAGAGAGGCGAAGAAGCTGCCGATTTGCAGCAAGCAGGCGCGCTTCCAGTCGCTGCAATTGACGAAGGACGGCGAGCACGGCTACATCGTCACAGACCGCGACGACAATACGATGGCGCTTTGCCGCTTTTCGCTGGCAGATGCAGAGCTGGTGAAGCTCGTTCATATCGAGAAGTGGGATATCGAGGAAGCGAAGCTCTCGCCCGACGAGGATTTGCTTGCTTTTACCGTCAATCAGGGCGGGCGTTCCGTTTTGGGCGTTTACTCGCTGGCCGAAGAGCGCTGGGAGTTGGCGGAAAACGTGCCTGGCGGAGTAATTGCCGGATTGGCTTTCCGGGCGGATGAGCAGCTTGCCTTTGCGCTGAAAAGCCCGACCTTGCCCGGCGATATATGGACGTACTCGCTCCGCGAAAAAACAAGCGCGCGCGTGACGAGCATCGGCGTGGCGCGGACGATCCAGGACAAGCTGGTCGAGCCAAAGCTGTGTACGTTCCGTTCGTTCGACGGCCTGGAAGTTCCGTACTTCCTGTACAGCAAGGAAAAAACGGGCAAAAGCCCTGTCGTCGTCTACGTCCACGGCGGGCCGGAGAGCCAGATTCGCGCCGAGTATCATCCGGTTTTTCAATATTTGGCCAATCAAGGCTTCACCGTCGTGGCTCCGAATGTGCGCGGCAGCATGGGCTACGGCCGGGAGTACGTGCAGCTCGACGATCGCCGCAAACGGATGGACTCTGTCGCCGATCTCGCCTGGCTGGTCAAAGACCTGTCGCAAAAAGACACGGTCGACCCGCAAGCAATCGGTATCATGGGACGCAGCTACGGAGGCTTCATGGTGCTGGCCGCTCTGACCCATTACCCCGACCTGTGGGCTGCCGGAGTGGATATCGTCGGCATTTCGCACTTCCGCACGTTCCTGGAAAACACCGGGGAATGGCGGAGAAAGCTGCGCGAGGTCGAGTACGGATATTTGGGCGAGGACGACGATTTCTTCGAAGAGATCGCGCCGCTGAATCACTCCGCCAAGATCAAGGCGCCGTTGCTCGTCTTCCACGGGCGCAACGACACCCGCGTACCCGTAAGCGAGGCAGAACAGCTTGTGGCGGATATGCAGGCCAGAGGGCAGCAGGTTTCGCTGCACGTCTTCGAGGACGAGGGTCATTTCACGGAAAAGCTCGCCAACCACATCACGCTGAACCAGAGCATTACGCAGTTTTTCTTGCAGCATCTACAGCCTTCCCATAGTGAAAAGGAGTGA
- a CDS encoding M15 family metallopeptidase, with translation MKRFANCTNHPIILVTAALLALSGCSGLAGPAPQEKTAPPATAPEQTKQKSVKPEESKPADQQPAPSAKTAPPAEAKPDEAKQTEAQPPKKPPATAAADTEAMLADIEVVAEPASMAVLVNKQRKLPENYTPTDLVFPNVPYLLPKKSEKRKLRKEAAAALEALFAAAKADGVSLAGVSAYRSHTYQKALFNHYVQKDGVEKARTYSAVPGTSEHETGLAIDVSGIDGKCAATSCFADTKEAKWLAEHAQEYGFIIRYPEGKEAITGYMYEPWHLRYVGTEIAKEIKAQGITLEEYLGVVPASASE, from the coding sequence ATGAAACGTTTTGCCAATTGTACAAACCATCCGATCATACTGGTAACGGCAGCGCTTCTTGCGCTGTCGGGGTGCAGCGGCTTGGCCGGGCCTGCTCCGCAGGAAAAAACGGCTCCGCCCGCGACAGCGCCGGAACAGACGAAGCAGAAGAGCGTAAAGCCAGAGGAGAGCAAGCCGGCGGATCAGCAGCCGGCACCTTCTGCAAAAACCGCGCCGCCGGCCGAGGCCAAGCCGGATGAGGCAAAGCAAACCGAAGCGCAACCGCCGAAAAAGCCGCCTGCCACAGCGGCCGCAGACACCGAGGCGATGCTTGCGGATATCGAGGTAGTCGCCGAGCCAGCGAGCATGGCCGTTCTCGTCAACAAGCAGCGCAAGCTCCCGGAAAACTACACGCCAACCGACCTCGTTTTCCCGAATGTGCCTTACCTGCTCCCGAAAAAGAGCGAGAAGCGGAAGCTGCGCAAAGAGGCAGCAGCGGCACTGGAAGCGTTGTTTGCTGCGGCGAAAGCAGACGGAGTCTCGCTTGCGGGCGTATCCGCCTACCGCTCCCACACCTATCAAAAAGCGCTGTTCAACCACTACGTGCAAAAAGACGGAGTAGAAAAGGCGCGCACGTACAGCGCCGTGCCTGGCACGAGCGAGCATGAGACGGGACTTGCGATCGACGTCTCCGGCATCGACGGCAAATGCGCCGCGACGAGCTGCTTTGCGGACACAAAAGAAGCGAAGTGGCTTGCCGAGCACGCTCAGGAATACGGCTTTATCATCCGCTACCCGGAAGGCAAAGAGGCGATTACCGGCTACATGTACGAACCGTGGCATTTGCGTTATGTCGGGACAGAAATCGCCAAGGAAATCAAAGCGCAAGGCATCACCCTGGAAGAGTATTTGGGCGTGGTTCCAGCTTCCGCAAGCGAATAG
- a CDS encoding bile acid:sodium symporter family protein, producing MHTVERISKFVGSTFSLWVILFAILGFFMPEAFVGGKGYISFLLGSIMFGMGLTLSSEDFREVFRRPVDVLIGVVGHYLIMPSLAFILAVTLQLPPDIAVGVILVGCCPSGTASNVMTYLSKGDVALGVSIAAVSTLIAPIATPALISLLAGKWMAIDAKSLFLDIVLVVIVPIVLGVIVKAFFGKQAEASAKALPLVSTIAIVLIVAIVVALNKGKIVETGMMIFAVVILHNVLGYLLGYFFAKLFGLNLAKRKAVTLETGMQNSGLGAALAAAHFNPLAAVPSAIFSVWHNLSGSVLATYFAKKEE from the coding sequence ATGCATACTGTGGAGAGAATCAGCAAGTTTGTCGGCAGCACGTTTTCGCTATGGGTGATCCTGTTTGCCATTCTCGGTTTTTTCATGCCGGAAGCGTTCGTCGGAGGAAAAGGCTACATTTCGTTTTTACTCGGGAGCATTATGTTCGGGATGGGGCTGACATTGTCGTCCGAAGATTTTCGCGAAGTGTTTCGCAGGCCAGTCGATGTGCTGATCGGCGTCGTCGGCCATTATTTGATTATGCCTTCGCTCGCGTTCATCCTCGCGGTTACGTTGCAGCTTCCGCCTGATATTGCCGTCGGCGTCATTTTGGTCGGCTGCTGTCCAAGCGGAACGGCGTCCAACGTCATGACCTATTTGTCAAAAGGGGACGTGGCGCTCGGTGTGTCCATCGCCGCCGTGTCCACGCTGATCGCGCCGATTGCCACGCCTGCGCTCATCTCGCTTTTGGCCGGCAAGTGGATGGCGATTGATGCGAAGTCGCTGTTTCTCGATATCGTCCTGGTTGTGATTGTGCCGATTGTACTCGGTGTCATCGTCAAGGCGTTTTTCGGCAAGCAGGCGGAGGCGAGTGCAAAAGCGCTGCCGCTCGTATCCACCATCGCGATTGTGCTGATCGTCGCAATCGTCGTCGCTCTCAACAAAGGCAAAATCGTCGAAACGGGCATGATGATTTTCGCAGTCGTCATCCTGCACAATGTACTCGGCTACTTGCTCGGCTATTTCTTCGCCAAGCTGTTCGGGCTGAACCTGGCCAAGCGCAAAGCGGTCACGCTGGAAACAGGGATGCAAAACTCCGGTCTCGGCGCCGCGCTTGCAGCCGCTCACTTCAACCCGCTGGCAGCCGTGCCGAGCGCCATTTTCAGCGTCTGGCACAATCTGTCCGGGTCGGTGCTCGCTACGTACTTTGCGAAAAAAGAAGAATAG
- a CDS encoding M20/M25/M40 family metallo-hydrolase yields MNKEQVLGYVQEILPEAVDRLKQYASFPTVSAQHKAIPETVEYVVQMIREAGGETKVLDDLGGNPVVYAFFAAGSEGDASKTLLYYNHYDVQPPEPFNEWQTEPFTPTEIDGKLFARGVADNKGDLVARLSAIKILQQKLGGLPCNIKFLIEGEEEIGSPNLEPYLRKYKDLFAADACIWEFGGKDEAERISMVAGIKGMAYLELTCVGADIDMHSSVGAYVDNAAWRLVQALATMKNQQNEILVEGFFDGIVEPTEEEKQVVAALPFSEEATAQLYGLKRPLITAAKGVDPREAMVFHPTMTICGLDSGYTGEGAKTVLPKVAKAKVDCRLVPGQDPDHILRCVEAHLQKHGFDDISVTMINGQKAYRSAFRHPFVAHVLDSARVIYENEPVLAPNAAGTGPMYIFGEQLQLPVVSTGVGWVGCKVHAPNESIRLKDFEEGIAHMVVMLSGFAQALSGAEKEVEA; encoded by the coding sequence ATGAACAAGGAACAAGTATTGGGCTACGTCCAGGAAATATTGCCGGAGGCTGTCGACCGACTGAAGCAATACGCCAGCTTTCCAACAGTGTCCGCGCAGCATAAAGCGATCCCGGAGACGGTGGAATACGTGGTGCAGATGATTCGCGAGGCGGGCGGCGAGACAAAAGTTCTCGACGACCTGGGCGGCAATCCGGTCGTCTACGCCTTTTTTGCAGCGGGCAGCGAAGGCGACGCGAGCAAAACGTTGCTCTACTACAACCACTACGACGTTCAGCCGCCAGAGCCGTTCAACGAGTGGCAGACCGAGCCGTTCACGCCGACCGAGATCGACGGCAAGCTGTTCGCGCGCGGAGTGGCAGACAACAAGGGCGACCTCGTGGCGCGGCTTTCCGCGATCAAAATCTTGCAGCAAAAGCTGGGCGGCCTGCCGTGCAACATCAAGTTTTTGATCGAAGGCGAGGAAGAGATCGGCAGCCCGAACCTGGAGCCGTATTTGCGCAAGTACAAAGACCTGTTTGCAGCCGATGCGTGCATCTGGGAGTTCGGCGGAAAAGACGAGGCTGAGCGCATCAGCATGGTCGCCGGAATCAAAGGTATGGCGTATTTGGAGCTGACGTGCGTAGGCGCGGACATCGACATGCATTCCTCCGTGGGCGCGTATGTCGACAACGCGGCGTGGCGCTTGGTGCAAGCTCTGGCGACGATGAAAAACCAGCAAAACGAAATTTTGGTAGAAGGCTTTTTCGACGGGATCGTGGAGCCGACAGAAGAGGAAAAGCAGGTCGTGGCCGCGCTGCCGTTCAGCGAGGAAGCGACGGCGCAGCTATACGGCTTGAAGCGCCCGCTGATTACGGCGGCAAAAGGGGTAGACCCGCGTGAAGCGATGGTGTTCCATCCGACGATGACGATTTGCGGGCTGGACAGCGGCTACACGGGCGAAGGCGCGAAAACGGTTTTGCCGAAGGTGGCAAAAGCCAAGGTCGATTGCCGCCTCGTCCCAGGCCAAGACCCGGACCACATCCTGCGCTGCGTCGAGGCTCATCTGCAAAAGCACGGCTTCGACGACATTTCCGTCACGATGATTAACGGCCAAAAAGCGTACCGCTCCGCTTTCCGACATCCGTTCGTCGCCCATGTGCTCGATTCCGCACGGGTTATTTATGAAAACGAGCCTGTGCTCGCGCCAAATGCGGCAGGAACTGGCCCGATGTACATTTTCGGGGAGCAACTTCAACTGCCCGTCGTCAGCACAGGTGTAGGCTGGGTCGGCTGCAAGGTACACGCTCCGAACGAATCTATCCGTCTGAAAGACTTTGAGGAAGGCATTGCCCACATGGTCGTGATGCTCTCCGGCTTTGCCCAGGCGCTGTCCGGGGCTGAAAAAGAAGTGGAAGCGTAA
- a CDS encoding TetR/AcrR family transcriptional regulator encodes MSEKSIRERIIETSMRLFEAHGYHRVTVDQIVKESGTSKGGFYHNFKSKDELLYIIHDQFITYVLEKAEEAYEKWDTPTERLQAIVKSFVMMIDLYRSQVTIFYQESLFLTPEYFTDIETKRDRYKKIMFTVISDGIQSGEFRPELPVPIVSMAIFGMVNWIYKWYQKTGTYSIEQIADIYADMVLHSVLKPEAMENPAFNRFFLTSGDTPFKSF; translated from the coding sequence ATGAGCGAAAAATCAATCAGAGAACGAATCATCGAAACATCCATGCGCTTGTTCGAAGCACATGGCTACCACCGGGTGACCGTCGACCAAATCGTCAAGGAAAGCGGAACCTCGAAGGGAGGATTTTATCACAACTTCAAATCCAAGGATGAACTCCTCTACATCATTCACGACCAATTCATTACGTACGTTCTGGAAAAAGCAGAGGAAGCTTACGAGAAATGGGATACGCCGACGGAACGCCTGCAGGCGATCGTAAAATCGTTTGTCATGATGATTGATCTGTACCGCTCACAGGTAACGATTTTTTATCAGGAAAGCCTCTTTTTGACCCCGGAATATTTTACGGATATTGAAACGAAGCGGGATCGCTACAAAAAGATCATGTTTACGGTCATCTCGGACGGGATTCAGTCAGGCGAATTTCGGCCGGAGCTGCCTGTGCCGATCGTCTCCATGGCGATTTTCGGCATGGTCAACTGGATTTACAAATGGTATCAAAAAACAGGGACGTACTCGATCGAGCAGATTGCGGACATTTACGCCGACATGGTGCTGCATTCCGTTTTGAAGCCCGAGGCGATGGAAAATCCGGCGTTCAACCGTTTTTTCCTGACGTCTGGCGACACGCCGTTCAAGTCGTTTTAA